The genomic stretch GTGTGTAATGATTAGTTgtgtcatctacatacaagtCAACTTAAAATATAGATAGAaacttttttatctaaaaataacaGGTCAAATGATATTTGATCTATTCAATCGTTTCTACGAGAGTGTGCATCTTCTACTATCATGAGATCACTTTCTACCTTTATCTTTGGCTATATTTGGGTATCAATCAAAATATACatttttcaatatcattttcCTTAGAAACATATTTGGATCAATTGTCTAAATTCATTGTTCTAGGGTTTAATTGTATTACTATGTAATTACATTATTATCCCTACCTCATTTCCTATAGATAGAGGGTTGTACAAAGGCTTAaagatgattaatttttaacttatatagTTACCCTACTGAATTTATACTGGAGAaaactaataacataataataaatgtaaGTCTTTGAGTAACAGGCCAAACTACTTTAAAAGTTTTACTCTATTCATCATCATTAGactgtttttaatttcttacaCTGAATTGTACATTACATTTTGGTACAATTTTACATATCAAACcataagattttctttttaaagtatataaaataacaattttcattctcgtcaatattttctattggattttcattatttaatttaataggtTGAGTATAATACATAATATGTGTCAATTAAATAACacttaaaattgataatacaaattaaattgttatttcaaaTACATAAAAGATGAGAGGCAACACATTTTAAAAGATAGAAGAAGTATATGTGCACTAGTAATGGGTTCAAATTTATACAATAATGATAATCCGTCACCCTATAATTGGTGTAActctatctctaatttaaaataatacagTCACATATATAGTGACATGTTAATATTAGCATACAAATTAGTATTAATTGATAGtacatataactttatttaaaaagatagGATGATACGAAAGAGAGGTTTAATTATGTTTACATAAAAAAGAAGATGTCCCTAGAAATGCGAATGAGACTTTTTTATTCTAGGGTTTATTTGTGAAATAGATTGATTGAACTGTGATCTTGTTGAGTTGTGTGAATATTACTGTAATTCAAGATGTTATAATCTAGTAATAGAGAAATCAGACATGAAATTTAtggatttttttatgatatttccaCCATATAGAATTTGTATCCCATATGCAAGTTAGTATTCACGCATGATAgaagcaaatgaaaataaaggtTAAATGATATACGTCATGTGCAACACACATTATGAGCTTatctgaaattttatattttgtaagttTTACGTATGCGAGGGGCTCACGGTGGGAGgtacttaaaaattttcatgtatGAATTACCAGTACGTATGATGCACACACATGGAGGAGGcaattaaaattctctattagtATGGGGTAATTAACATTTTACATTTAATTAGTTATAGGTATGTGAGCCACATATAATggagtttaattaaatttttttcacctgTGATTTATAGGCATGTGATGTGAATGATGggggtaaattaatattttcgcAAGTGGGaggataattaaaatttgtcatatgTGACACACACAATTAGGTCTGTGTTCTCTTCACGGTATTAGTGAAATCTTTGACTGAATAAGAATTAATACATAGTTGGGTATGTATGattaactttttatttcattttttgcaTTCATGTTACGtgcaaatattataaaaatgaatcaaattattcGAATCTTTATTGCAAGATATAAGTGATATAAccacatattaatttatataggaAGTTAAAAAAACGTAATTACACATAAATCTTTTATTAGATTTTGGTATAAGAGCTATGCTTCTTGACTTGAATGCGAGGTTTTGACTAGCAATAACTTTTAACCAACcttgtttaaactttttttaggTATAATCACTCTCCACACTATAACAAACAGGATATCAagatgaaataaagaagatTTATGCAATTTCAGAGGAGGTCAACCATTCGATTTTCATGGTAAGGACTTAGAGCGAATTAAGACACAAAAATGGTCATCTAATTGTTTttagaatcaaatatatttgaaaattttagtgtTTAATGCTAAAACCAATGATTAAGATGATggaaaagaataataaatagATTTGTTGTTAAACTCAATTACTTGTGGAGCCTCGTCGATTAAATTGCAGCCAAAACTAGCTTGTACCGTTCCCAGCCATAcacaaaatggttaaaaaaaacaaaaggctCATTAATTTTAGCATTTATTTATGTGAAAGATCTGATTTTCATATGACCCTTTTATTAAACACAAGCCATAACCCTAATGCCCCATTAAACACAAGCCCTGACCCTAATGCCCAATATTTCGTTTtcaacatataattaatatggGAGAGAAATTCTAATTGATAATTTGAGTTGTAAAAGAtgagagtttatatataagagaatatgagtttaaattttatctaataacatattaagatcaaacttttgacttatCTAATTTAGCAGTTATGAAATTGATCATTAGACTTAAAATTTGTTCTATACAATATAATtagtttagttttataaaaataacgATCTAATTTAGAtgaggtttatatatatataaaactgagtattattttattatttatttaaaatcattcaatcatatgatgatatattatttgtatactcaaaagtttatacacatagtattactcatattttaaattacctaaaaaatacacaataaaactatatatatatattattaaacacataattgaatatatatatatgatgtgttatcatataattaggttttattttatccttaatttaaaattgtctaaATGCATAATGACAGATAATTTGTGTAttcaattatgtattaaaagtgtgttgataattttattgttaaaatatttataatttttgaaaatataaaattaatttatatttgatttagccTCCCTTTCTCCAATCCAGGACAACAAAATCTCTAAAACGAGCTCGACGTCGTCCTCATTTTCTCCGAACAACATGTGCCATATTCCCGGAAAGATCTTCAACGTTTTATCCTTACTCGCCGCCGATTCATACACAAACCTCGCTGATTCATAATCACATATTTTATCCTTCTCCCCGTGCAAAATCAGCAACGGCACCTCCAGATCATGGCAATGCCTCTTTATATACTTACACACCCTCAAAAACTCCAACGCCGTCGCCATCGGAGGCTTCCCCGACGTTCGACGATTCGGGTTCCTTGCCACCAACCTTCTCTTCCACTCCTCCTTGTATGATTTGCTCGCTACTGGCTTCGACACAACCACTTTCCACTTGGGTGCAAATAAAGCCGCCACTGGAAGAAGCTTCTCCAATGGCCACATTGGCTTAAATTTGGCTGAAATTCCACACATTGAACCGCTCAAAATCAAACCATCCCATTCgtattttttctctaaacatatcaaaattgatATTGCACCGCCAAGGGATTCTCCGTAGAGAAATGACGGCAACTTGGGGTGGTTTGTTTTAATGGAGTCGAAATACTGGATACAATCTTGAACGATGGGTTTGATTTTGGGGATGTGGCCGGGATAGCCGTCGGAGGAGCCGTGGCCTTGGAGGTCAAGGGCACAGACGAGAAAGCCGGTTTTGGCGATGGCGACTGCTGTGAGTTCGGATATCCAGCTGCTGTCGGAAGTGTAGCCGTGGATCATGGCGACGAGGCCCTTGAGTGGCTCGAGGGAATCAGGGCACCATGTTTGAGTGAAgattttcatgttgtttttgttgaacaTGTAGGATTGTTGGTGGAAGATTTGGTGCTTTTTGTGGAATTGTTGTCTGGTGAGATCTCCATAAGGGCTGTTTTCATTAGCTTGGTTGATGGGGTGAAGGGCCATTTTGTATGCGGGAAAATGACGAGAAAATGAAGTGGTGTTTGGAAAGAAAATATTTGGTAACTGAATATGGGATGAATTGATTTAAGAAGGGAAGTGAGTTCATATACGTAATATAGAAGAGTAGGAATATGGGTGGATATTCGTTAGGGGACAAAAAAACAACAGAATAATGAAGAATTAGGCAAATTGGGAGAGCCAGAGAGGCGTGGGGCGTCGCCAGGGTTTAGGTTGAGTGGGGgcaacataataaattaaaataaaaaatgtggaaattattaaatttacacaagattttaattttaattgtgaaGTTTCCCGtatttgatagattttttttaggTAGGTAATCAAAATAACCATTTGATAGATTAGGGTTGGACGAACTTACCCCCTTGCTGTTGACTCAGTTTGACTCATTTCAAAGCCCCTGTGCACCCCACATATTAAATTGTAGTCACATAGACTCACGCATGCCTTGGTCTGGCCTTTGATCTTTccataaaattttcatacaaaaaatTAGGGAAAAATTAATACGTTGTTCACTGTCTAGTGATTTAACTGTGTTTAAACTAAAAATGGAAATATCATGGATATGCAATAAAAACTTTTCTATTCTAAGATTTATTTGTGAAATAagattgaattgattttgatttttgttgagTGGTGTGAATATTATTGTTTGTCTGTAGGATTGTTGGTGGAGGATTTGGTGCTTTTTGTGGAATTGTTCTCTGGTGAGACGTGCATAAGGGCTGTTTTCATTAGCTTGGTTGAGGGAATGAGGAGCCATTTTGTATGAGGGAAAGTGACGAGAAAATGAAGTGGCgtttggaaagaaaatttttgcTAATTGAATATCGGAAGATTTAAGGAAATTTAGCTCATACTTGTTATATAGGATTGGGAATATGAGTAATATTCATGAGGGCACAAAAACcagcaaaaataataaataaataaatattggttGAGGTGTGGGGGCTGTCGCCAGCAGGGTTTAGGTTGATCTATGGGGAAATCAACAGTTGTTCAAAACAGGTTAATCAAActtgttagataatattttaaattgaacaaAGTTTTCAgtttggaaaaaataataaattattttgtaaatatcttattttactattttttcaattattttgtaaataagttcaatactttattaatttttcgtttataattttaaaatcaatttagtttggataacggtttttctatattattgaatcaatatttgaaccagttttttaaataatttattttttgttttggttatcaaataattttaaacacttGTAGGGAAaccaattgaaatttaaaaaggtttgaaactattaaatttatagaaaattttaattataattgtatataaaatatcacatatttgAGCGTTTTTTcttatggtaattaattaaaattatcattcttttaatatatttatacaaaaataatcatcaacTCAACTGTTCATTTTGTTATAGTTAGTGCACTGTTCATTTTCACGTTCTATAATTTATGAGGCGTTtggtttatataatattttatttttaaaatagaaaaaatactTTCAAGATAggttacttaaaagattataaggtataaatgattactatatttcataaaatttgataagtataaataattattttgtttagttaaaggtaataaaagaatactagtaaattattttacttaaatgcccttgaatataattatttttatattatttgttatattaattaaaaataatttttttgtctcaaaaaattaataaataataatataattataataaaatcaagattatcttgataatcttttaatacctaaggtgaaagtgataatcaaattatcacttatattacatgtcacgtcagtattagtaatagaaaattatcttaattttttatttctgacaaactaaacaagatgATATAAGTAacaaaagatagattatcacggtaatatttaaatctctGTAACCAAACGACCCTTTAGAGTGTAGAGATTTATTTGTGTTTGCATTGAAATTGAAGATGTCATAAATGTGTGATTAAAACTTTTACGATTCTAAGGTGtatttgtgaaataaattgacttaattatgattatgttgaGTTGTGTGAATATTATTACAAATCAAGAGAGTTAGAATCGAATAATACACAAATTGGGCATGAAAATTTGGATTTACTTTATGAAATTTCCATCATGCACGATTTGCATCCAATATGTGAGTCACACATGGTGGGAGCAAATGAAGATTGGGGATAAGTGATAATTGCATGTGTAACACACATGGTGGGcttatatgaaattttacatTATGTTACTTATAGGTATGCAAAGAGATGGATAGATATAAAATGAGTCATGCCCGAACACttgtgatttgaatttgactcaaatgaaAAGTAGGGTGATTCGAGTTtgtcaaaccaaaattaaaaatagttcaAGTTTCCCTCAGTCCCTAAGCTTGAAATTCGAAACTTAGCTCAAGTTTCTTGTTCAAATTCATAGCTCAGATTTGTAACTTAAATTCACaattcattgaaaaaatatggttgCTATATAGAATAATAGGCAAAACGATTTTGTTTTAACAATTGTTAACATTATTCGAAATGTGTCAATAGCTAAGCTCGAGTCAAATCAAGTCATTGTCTTGCTTATGAGTTAGACCGAACTAAACTCTTTCTAGTTTTAGTTTAGCTCGATTTTAAAAACGATTGGTCTTTCCAATTTGTTTGGAgctaattgaaattaatttaccATGCATGAATAATAGGTATTGTGTGATGCACGCGTGGAGGTAATCGAATTTTTCTACAATTAAGCAACAACCGTTAACACTCAAACCAAGTCGATGTTAAGCTTGGGCCTACATAAGCTTAGTGAGTATTGAAAACCATGAGCTCAATCTTGCTCGATACTATAGATATAGTATCGTTTTGACTCTAAAAGGATATTGTATATGTTTTGAAATtacaaatgattattttccaaATCTTATGTTCtccaataaaataaatcattagaAGGAAATTGAATTgtactaagaaaaaaaaaaagtgaggttatttataattgatgaaGTAAGTTATTAAAATGTGTCTTTCCGTtataaattgtttgaaattggATTCATGAGAATTAGACTAATACATGCAAACAATCTTATCTTAGAAAGTGAAAATTTAGCAACTCATTTGAacagttataaataattaagcTCACTCTTTTCCTTTATAAATACATTCGATTTTctctaatattttcttttattgaagacataaatttacttttttttcaaaacatatataacatTCTTTTAGCCCATCATCACCTATAATCGGAtaaaataatgttcttttttgtGTTCACAAATTGTTTGCCAGCATATCAAGTTGAGCCCCCATTGCTTGAGCTTGATCTTAATAGCTTCATAGACCAATAGTCTGAGCTCGAGTTCGATCTTGACTTGTGATCAtttgttttaagtttaaatgAGTTGAGTTTACAACTAAGCTCGAATTAGCTCATTTTAAATCGACCCTATCCTATTGTTCTTATCCATTGCCCTCCATTttcaactaaaataacaatatttaacattttaatcaatattgcaattataagatataattattcaaaaaaatatgtaagaaCTAAAAAACCTAAATTGTGTTAAAACTTTTCATTTCACGCCACATTTCTTTTCGGCATGAGCACAtagttaaatatattattaaccctttaactataaaatatCCACAAACCCTATGGCAATGAcgtaggaaaattaattaaaataggtacataATTTATTGCGTAAACTGTTTTTAGCAAAATTTATATGGTTCTACCTTTTTAAGTAAATCTTATTTTCTATTCCAATAATACcctttatcatattttttcttatccaaattagtttttaccaaaaaatattttatttttgagaatatacagattaagtttaatttttttataattgttaagatttacatattaaaaacagattaatttatGATGTAGTAGTTGATATTTACATAcctttaaaaaatgatgaacataactaCATAGAGAGTATGTGTGGGTTGTGCTAAAGGTGTGCGTTCTTTTGAAAGGTTGCGAAAATTAGGGAAAGGGTGCTTGTTTTTTTCAAAAGGGTGCAAAATGTGCAAAAGGGTGTGTGTTTTTTCGAAAGGGTACGGAAATGTGCGAAATAATGCGAAAATATACAAAAGTGTGAAGGGGTGCTCAAAAATGTGAAAAGGGGTGTGAAACTATAAAGGGAtgcatgaaaatatgaaatggtGCATGAAACTATGAAGGAGTGCGTGAAACTGTGAAGGGATGTGTAAAAATGTGCAGAattgcgtgaaaatgtgaaaaaatacttgaaaatacaaaacggatgtgtgaaaatacaaacgggtgtatgaaaatacaaatgaatatgtaaatatacaaaacacgtacatgaaaatacaaacgagtgcgTAGAATATAAAAATGGTGTGtgagatatattatatattatattattaatatatattatttttacacatCTCTTCATAGTTTCACGCACTCTTTCATAGTTTAACGCACATTTTCACATTTCACGCATCCCTTCACATTTTTTTGTACTCCTTCACAGTTTCACGTACTTCTTCACAGTTTCATgtaccccttcacatttttacgCATCCCTTTACAATTTCACGTACCCCTTTACACTTTAGTATATTTTTACACTATTTCACACATTTTCACACCTTTTCGAAAAAACACACACCTTTTTGCACATTTTGACACGCCTTTGAAAAACGGGTACTATTTCCTAATTTTTGCACCTTTCAAAAGAATGCACACTTTTAGCACTCGTGCACAACCCACACGCACTCTCTCTATGTagttatgtttattatttttctaaaggtaaatcttaacaattacaaaaaaattaaacttaatatgtataaatttcaTACTCTCAAAAATTACATCagaaattaatctgtttttaatatgtaaatattaacaattacaaaaaaaattaaacttaatttgtatactctcaaaaataaaatattttctaataaaaactaatttggaTAGGAAGAAATAGGATAAAGGGTATTGTTAGAATAGAAAATAGGAGTtgtttaaaaaggtaaaactacAGAAATTTTATCGAAAAAGGTTTATAcaataaatttcttaatttttgcaCCTTTCAAAAGAATGCACACCTTTAGCACTCGTGCACAATCCACACACCCTAtatgttcataatttttctaAAGATATGTAAATGTCAACTGTTACATCagaaattaatctattttttatatgtaaatcttaacaattataaaaaaattaaatttaatatgtatactcttaaaaataaaatattttttaataaaaactaatctgaatagaaaaaaatagaataaaagatattattagaataaaaaatataatttatttaaaaaaataaaacgacataaattttatcaaaaaaaacttatacaataaattttatacctattttaattaattttctcaatTCTTATGGTACGGTATCATTAAACTTTGTTGCCGCATGTTTGGTACGTGCAGGGTAAAgtcatttttgtatttaattttgagtgcCTCGGACTTGGAGTAGAAACTAATTTCTTATACACTATTTCAATTCCCTTCTTCTTAGCTGTTTTGTGGAATTAATTTGGAATAAATATTGCTATAAGTATAGTAAcgtgataatattattttaatttaataaaattctataaatttatttatataagtaaataagattatattttattaaattaccttaaaataaaacactaattatattatttaattacaaattcttaattaaatttgtataatttatttgtttattaattttttatttgcccGTACCGCCAAAAACTGACATGGTACAAGGCTTCTGCCATACTTTAATTAGTTTGGAATTCGTGCCCCCCTATTCAATACATATATTTCAAACATTTAAGTTATAACCCATCTGTGAATAATTTTTGTGGCTCTTCGTTATGATTgttatacacacacaaaaaaaaaaaaaaaaaaaaaggtagtaaaaatttttatctttattttaatatgggtatatatatatatattatttattttaaaatttaaataaatatattataataattattatttttgtaaaatatcttttttgatgtgatttaaacagaaattctttttttttttttttataactttgaaagatattttatgtcaataaaaactttttaaaacagTCAAATGatggtataatatataatatgataataattaaaaattaaaatagtgagATAGTCATTGATATCACTTTCAGTGTGgtgatgaatttaattttaaaaatggcaTGTCACgtaagtgaatttaaaaattttggagttgaaaatttttagattaaatttcaacttttttgtATTTGATCTTATCTCCCTAAATTCTGCTTAGCGTTAATGTTCATATTGAAACCATCTATGAAGAGCATGCAAGGAAAATCTTGGCGTGAGACATAAAACATAGAATATTGCATCAAATCTTGCAGAAATtgtataaaatatgaatataatgcaatgtattcaacaaacaaaaaatattataataaatatatataaataatgcatTGACAAACaaagaatattataatgaatatatatgaataatacatTGACAAGCAGAGAATATAATGAGTATACAGAAGACTTTGCTTGTTTGCGTCCATATATGTGCATGCTTTTACAAATTTTCTGCAAAAATATTTGCTTGTTTGCTTCTACATAGCATATATAACATAAATCATCGA from Mangifera indica cultivar Alphonso chromosome 6, CATAS_Mindica_2.1, whole genome shotgun sequence encodes the following:
- the LOC123219781 gene encoding caffeoylshikimate esterase-like → MALHPINQANENSPYGDLTRQQFHKKHQIFHQQSYMFNKNNMKIFTQTWCPDSLEPLKGLVAMIHGYTSDSSWISELTAVAIAKTGFLVCALDLQGHGSSDGYPGHIPKIKPIVQDCIQYFDSIKTNHPKLPSFLYGESLGGAISILICLEKKYEWDGLILSGSMCGISAKFKPMWPLEKLLPVAALFAPKWKVVVSKPVASKSYKEEWKRRLVARNPNRRTSGKPPMATALEFLRVCKYIKRHCHDLEVPLLILHGEKDKICDYESARFVYESAASKDKTLKIFPGIWHMLFGENEDDVELVLEILLSWIGEREAKSNIN